A genomic region of Christiangramia sp. OXR-203 contains the following coding sequences:
- a CDS encoding molecular chaperone, translating into MQLKSTIFLSVIFIFNSFVSKAQGDLMIMPKRVVFDGSQRSQEVNLVNTGTDTASYAISFIQYKMKEAGGFVEITEPEEGQFFADKNLRYYPRRVRLAPNEAQTVKLQITRSGELENREYRSHLYFRAIEKQTALGSDEAQNDQNGISLNIKTVFGISIPVIIKVGTSTTKIELTNITFDRDTHRLSIDFARSGNMSTYGNLRIMHHTKDAEPVLVGQVKGIAVYAPNPKRRFSFEIQDKEHFDHSKGSLHIIYETEDGDVMGKKVFDLE; encoded by the coding sequence ATGCAATTAAAATCTACTATTTTTCTTTCTGTTATCTTCATTTTTAATTCTTTCGTGTCTAAGGCACAGGGGGATCTAATGATAATGCCAAAACGCGTGGTATTTGACGGTAGCCAACGAAGTCAGGAAGTGAATCTAGTAAATACTGGTACTGATACTGCCTCCTACGCTATATCCTTTATTCAGTATAAAATGAAAGAAGCTGGAGGATTTGTAGAAATTACTGAACCAGAGGAAGGACAATTCTTTGCCGATAAGAATTTGAGATACTATCCCCGAAGAGTGAGACTGGCACCAAATGAAGCTCAAACTGTAAAATTGCAAATTACTAGGTCCGGCGAACTTGAGAACAGGGAGTATAGATCTCATCTTTACTTTAGAGCGATCGAAAAGCAAACGGCATTAGGTAGCGACGAAGCTCAGAATGATCAAAATGGTATTTCTCTGAATATCAAAACTGTATTTGGGATTAGTATACCTGTGATCATTAAAGTGGGTACATCAACTACTAAAATTGAACTTACCAATATAACTTTTGACAGGGACACCCATAGATTAAGTATAGATTTTGCTAGAAGCGGTAACATGTCTACTTATGGTAACCTAAGAATTATGCATCATACAAAAGATGCAGAGCCCGTTCTGGTTGGTCAGGTTAAAGGGATTGCGGTATATGCTCCAAACCCTAAACGTCGCTTTAGCTTCGAAATACAGGACAAAGAGCATTTTGATCACTCCAAAGGATCACTGCACATAATATATGAAACTGAAGATGGTGATGTAATGGGAAAAAAGGTTTTTGATCTTGAATAA
- a CDS encoding GreA/GreB family elongation factor, whose protein sequence is MSRGFVKEEDQEEPVIIPPRAAIPDGVTNYVTPNGLQELHLELKRLENERSNISVKDDTEKRRAQGLIDGKMKLLAERIQSARVLKPEEQAQNEIRFGAHIKLKNLDSSQIQKFQIVGVDEANIKKQKIAFVAPIARAVTGKKVGETVDFKLGTEIRKLEILEIHY, encoded by the coding sequence ATGAGCAGAGGATTTGTAAAGGAAGAAGATCAGGAAGAACCAGTGATAATTCCACCACGTGCGGCGATACCAGATGGAGTTACAAATTATGTGACACCAAATGGACTACAGGAACTACATTTGGAATTAAAAAGGCTTGAAAACGAGCGATCCAATATAAGTGTCAAAGACGATACAGAAAAAAGAAGAGCTCAAGGCCTGATTGATGGAAAAATGAAATTATTGGCTGAAAGAATTCAATCTGCACGAGTTTTGAAACCTGAAGAACAGGCACAGAATGAAATTCGGTTTGGAGCACACATAAAATTAAAGAACCTCGATAGTTCACAAATTCAGAAATTCCAGATCGTAGGGGTTGATGAAGCTAATATTAAAAAGCAGAAAATCGCTTTTGTTGCGCCAATTGCCCGCGCAGTTACAGGTAAAAAAGTTGGTGAAACTGTAGATTTCAAACTTGGTACCGAAATACGAAAGCTCGAAATTCTTGAAATACACTACTAG
- a CDS encoding DUF4402 domain-containing protein, which yields MKRFFYSLLIFLCTGYSFAQVSASAVVNSTAAVVEPIEITKSVDLHFGNVISGYNPGRVILSPEGSRTAYGLQLSPGNPGQVSAAEAIVKHGSYNYSITLPENFKLFNENNPNQFLLINEFTAIPELSGDDIDILKIGATLNLEANQAAGFYTNSTGFNVTVSYN from the coding sequence ATGAAAAGATTTTTCTACTCTTTACTTATATTTTTGTGTACGGGCTATTCATTTGCTCAGGTGTCTGCAAGTGCAGTTGTCAATTCAACTGCTGCAGTTGTTGAACCTATTGAAATTACTAAAAGTGTAGATCTACATTTTGGTAATGTGATAAGTGGGTATAATCCCGGTAGAGTAATTCTATCTCCAGAAGGGAGTAGAACGGCTTACGGACTTCAATTATCACCCGGGAATCCTGGGCAGGTAAGTGCTGCTGAAGCCATTGTAAAGCATGGTAGCTATAATTATTCTATTACGCTGCCAGAAAACTTCAAGCTATTTAATGAGAATAATCCTAATCAATTTCTCTTAATAAATGAATTTACCGCCATTCCTGAACTATCTGGAGATGATATCGATATTTTAAAAATTGGAGCAACTTTAAACCTTGAAGCCAATCAGGCAGCTGGATTTTATACAAACTCTACAGGATTCAATGTAACAGTAAGTTACAACTAA
- a CDS encoding DUF4402 domain-containing protein encodes MPYPNSFIFIVFMIVFFPKQITAQENPPIPLNVQVSTAQFLNFGSFAVDNGVGTVSVDANGTRAWTGDVKLLNSGTTVSPALFDVYANPGTLVNIMHDSQFTLNGSSGQTLTLEINSYSTGKTFITNAASEIPNPVYVGGTLNIGPLSANGAGNYSGSFTLTFIQE; translated from the coding sequence ATGCCATATCCTAATTCCTTTATTTTTATCGTCTTCATGATCGTTTTTTTTCCGAAGCAGATTACAGCACAGGAGAATCCACCAATTCCACTAAATGTACAGGTTAGTACCGCACAGTTCCTCAACTTTGGAAGTTTTGCTGTGGATAATGGTGTGGGAACGGTTAGTGTAGATGCTAATGGGACCAGGGCATGGACGGGCGATGTAAAATTACTTAATAGCGGTACCACGGTCTCCCCTGCACTATTTGATGTTTATGCTAATCCGGGAACACTTGTCAATATTATGCATGATAGTCAGTTTACTCTGAATGGTAGCAGCGGCCAGACCTTAACATTGGAAATCAATAGTTATAGTACCGGAAAAACCTTTATTACCAACGCTGCTTCAGAAATCCCAAATCCAGTTTATGTTGGCGGCACATTAAATATTGGTCCACTCTCTGCAAATGGAGCCGGAAATTATAGTGGTTCTTTCACCCTTACCTTTATTCAGGAATAG
- a CDS encoding SLC13 family permease, whose amino-acid sequence MSLEIILLFVIILGVIFLFALEIFPVDKIAFTILGLLLLTDLVSPEEAISGFSSPATITVLCLMIIAIGLEDNGVIDLLAQGMRKLKGLPLLIMIPVFMFIAGSISAFINTTAVVLVFVKIIDELAEKYDIPSSKLLLPVSFAGIIGGSCTLMGTSTNLIVNAVAVKRGVERFGFFEFSWYGIIFMFITIILVSLMAGFLPKKKPSDLNSVYKLDEFITKGIVSETSKLIGKNLQDIFGDEKDSIEVIRLKRKGVINDHPGRYTTLKLGDQLLLRCSIEQLIQLKEEGDLTIIRNSEAEAVKPIVNEASEIEENIQLVEILMLPNSPLIGKSIKTVGWYDLHGAVPLAIRKRRSFRNPKRRIFNKKSDDIDLRVGDRLLVEVTQNDLHELQKMDNISILQNHEEISLVSKKKRSLSLGILILVIALSAFSIFPILKSAVIGCFLMILLKCIDLGKIYTQVNWQIIFLLAGMIPLGVAMSNTGADDWISTNLLLLFDGKPNYSIIGLLFLVTMFLSGFISNNATAIIIAPIAITIATKLQLDPKPFILAVLFASNFSFFTPVGYQTNTIIYGMGIYKFKHFLIIGGALSIVLWIAATFLLSRQL is encoded by the coding sequence ATGAGTCTGGAAATCATTCTTCTTTTTGTGATCATCCTTGGTGTGATCTTTTTATTTGCGCTGGAAATATTTCCGGTAGACAAGATCGCATTTACTATTCTGGGCCTGCTATTACTAACAGATCTTGTTTCTCCGGAAGAAGCTATTTCAGGTTTTTCCAGCCCAGCAACGATTACGGTACTTTGTCTAATGATCATAGCGATCGGGCTCGAAGACAACGGCGTTATTGATCTCCTCGCCCAGGGAATGAGGAAATTGAAAGGTCTGCCTCTGCTTATTATGATCCCTGTTTTTATGTTTATCGCAGGAAGTATTTCTGCTTTTATAAACACAACCGCTGTAGTTTTAGTCTTTGTAAAGATTATTGATGAACTGGCAGAGAAATATGACATCCCCAGTTCAAAATTACTATTGCCGGTTTCATTCGCTGGAATTATAGGTGGTAGTTGTACGCTTATGGGTACTTCTACCAACCTGATCGTAAATGCGGTGGCGGTTAAAAGAGGTGTCGAACGTTTCGGATTCTTCGAATTTAGTTGGTACGGGATCATATTTATGTTCATTACCATTATCCTGGTAAGTTTGATGGCGGGATTTCTTCCGAAGAAAAAACCTAGCGATCTTAATTCGGTTTATAAGCTTGATGAGTTTATTACAAAAGGGATCGTAAGCGAAACTTCAAAACTGATTGGCAAGAATCTTCAGGATATCTTCGGAGACGAAAAAGATTCTATTGAAGTGATCAGGCTTAAACGTAAAGGTGTAATAAATGATCATCCCGGCAGATATACAACCTTAAAACTTGGTGATCAATTACTACTTAGATGCAGTATAGAACAGCTCATTCAACTCAAAGAAGAAGGTGATCTTACAATTATCAGAAATTCTGAGGCTGAAGCTGTAAAACCAATTGTGAACGAGGCTTCAGAAATTGAAGAAAACATTCAGCTTGTAGAAATACTGATGTTACCTAACTCTCCATTAATTGGTAAAAGCATTAAAACTGTGGGCTGGTATGATCTTCATGGAGCAGTTCCTTTGGCGATCAGGAAAAGAAGAAGCTTCAGAAATCCAAAAAGAAGAATTTTCAATAAAAAGTCAGACGATATTGACCTTCGGGTTGGGGATCGTCTTCTGGTGGAAGTAACGCAAAATGACCTGCATGAACTTCAGAAAATGGATAATATTAGTATTCTTCAAAATCATGAGGAAATTAGTCTTGTGTCTAAAAAGAAACGTTCACTTAGCCTCGGAATTTTAATTCTTGTAATTGCTTTATCCGCGTTTTCTATATTCCCAATTCTGAAAAGTGCAGTGATTGGCTGTTTCCTGATGATTCTGCTGAAGTGTATCGATCTCGGGAAAATTTATACGCAAGTAAACTGGCAGATCATTTTTCTGCTGGCGGGTATGATCCCGTTAGGGGTAGCCATGAGTAATACCGGTGCAGATGACTGGATTTCCACAAATCTCTTACTACTATTCGATGGCAAACCAAATTACAGTATTATAGGATTACTATTTTTAGTGACGATGTTCTTAAGCGGATTTATCTCTAACAATGCTACTGCGATCATTATTGCACCCATAGCGATTACCATCGCAACCAAGTTACAACTGGATCCAAAACCTTTTATTTTAGCAGTACTCTTTGCATCAAATTTCAGCTTTTTTACTCCGGTGGGTTACCAGACCAACACAATCATTTATGGAATGGGAATTTATAAGTTCAAACATTTCCTAATTATAGGTGGTGCTTTATCGATTGTACTTTGGATTGCGGCAACCTTCTTACTTAGCAGGCAGTTATAA
- a CDS encoding DUF4402 domain-containing protein, with translation MKRIALLAMLFVSALGYSQGSSNATATSNAIIVSPIKIESSQDLNFGKIIGSATGGTVSIEASADATRTIDDDMNAPGSTPTAAIFAVTAEAGQLYSVDVEASTLKADGQTPMTLNPTTNLTETSISGNRTIYVGGALVVNANQVPDIYSGDVKVTVSYE, from the coding sequence ATGAAAAGAATTGCGCTACTTGCAATGTTATTTGTGTCTGCACTTGGATACTCTCAAGGATCATCAAACGCTACTGCTACTTCAAATGCAATAATTGTGAGCCCGATAAAAATTGAAAGTTCTCAAGATTTAAATTTCGGAAAGATTATAGGCTCTGCTACTGGAGGGACTGTTAGCATTGAAGCTAGTGCTGATGCAACTAGAACTATTGACGATGATATGAATGCACCAGGTAGTACTCCTACTGCCGCAATCTTTGCAGTCACCGCAGAAGCCGGTCAGTTATATTCTGTAGACGTAGAAGCATCTACATTAAAGGCAGATGGTCAAACCCCAATGACTTTGAATCCAACTACCAATTTAACAGAAACTAGTATTTCAGGGAATCGGACTATATATGTAGGTGGAGCGCTGGTTGTAAATGCAAATCAAGTGCCAGATATTTATTCTGGTGACGTTAAAGTTACTGTTAGTTACGAATAA
- a CDS encoding T9SS type A sorting domain-containing protein, with the protein MILNKPMFFSLFRNCSLLIFLVFLANDSFAQDAFTINDLHTVPLDSTEEYSSVTLPGNESHLVVNGTLLVYGNLDMSGNKSQFTMGPDAVVIVYGNFIGSNKVDISISSYLIVMGDFTRTSGSNQASIDIDNGNVYIFGEVDGWQDDFNSCDDYDGDTTGVAETDCDYGSEDSFEDNISNFPPAIADKLNCFNLVSPGNQVGCTGSSVSFITQVTSDQQFSYQWQQKVSENTNYTDIVGETSKDLVLTNISSDVEGILYRVKIKAISNSEDGSVNGCKVTFSKPAQIIINDLFEWSGAIGNDWNDPLNWLCETIPTQDTDVTIPQGLQNYPVLENGVAGKVRNIALEDGSRLEVLNNTLEIYGELSGTGLIDVDSGTLAFKGNMLQQITNPPILEGSILNLEIDNAIGVNNYANLDILGWLKISRGTFSTGNSVTLISTNDQTALIDGSGAGIISGTIKMQRYLESASGYKYFGSPFSDSRIGDFSNYVSLGSDFPNVYRYNEGKKDNDGNELSGWEAYDEATNSMDPLEGYAFNFGTDNLSVYIELEGIVNNGDISRGLNSIHGKYTKGFHLAANPYPSPIDWNKVSAMTTNIDNAVYFFNSTSGEQYEGTYSSYVAGVSSTGESGGVIPSMQGFFVHATDGTSSSNLTMNNSVRINDFTQAFYKQQELDIALARITAGFTSSNAEDAIVLYDVHNATKKFDKQNDALKLMNTNTKVPNLYIITEDRFEASIKSLELSEEKNKKHIPIGLNLQQSGAIEFRLKDLKNFSGQTSIYLVDKHRNTVTDLRDKIYQVNLSKGVTNDRFYLSFGNEKLQLTELVLEPFILKSDEGSIGVRMNLHVGEEGTISLSNLNGKILQHFPASANSELNFDQIISTGVYLVTYTSEARSFTKKVIVRK; encoded by the coding sequence TTGATCTTGAATAAACCAATGTTCTTCTCTCTATTCAGAAATTGTTCTCTACTTATCTTTTTAGTGTTCCTCGCAAACGATTCGTTTGCTCAGGATGCTTTTACTATCAATGACCTGCACACAGTACCTCTAGATTCTACTGAAGAATATTCCTCTGTGACTTTACCAGGGAACGAAAGTCACCTAGTGGTAAATGGAACGCTGCTTGTCTATGGAAATTTAGACATGTCCGGAAATAAGTCCCAGTTTACAATGGGTCCAGATGCAGTAGTGATTGTATACGGGAATTTTATTGGGAGCAATAAAGTAGATATTAGCATTTCATCCTACCTCATTGTGATGGGTGATTTTACACGAACTTCTGGTTCAAATCAGGCTTCCATAGATATCGATAATGGGAATGTGTATATTTTCGGTGAAGTCGATGGCTGGCAGGATGATTTTAATAGTTGTGATGATTATGATGGAGATACCACAGGAGTTGCCGAGACAGACTGTGATTATGGATCTGAAGATAGTTTCGAAGACAATATTTCAAACTTTCCTCCTGCAATTGCAGATAAACTCAATTGTTTTAATTTAGTTAGTCCTGGCAACCAGGTGGGTTGTACAGGTTCTTCTGTTAGCTTTATTACCCAGGTTACCAGTGATCAGCAATTTAGTTATCAATGGCAACAGAAAGTTAGTGAAAACACTAATTATACAGATATCGTTGGTGAAACGTCGAAAGATCTAGTCCTCACGAATATTTCGAGCGATGTGGAAGGTATATTATATAGGGTTAAGATTAAAGCCATATCAAATTCTGAAGATGGCAGCGTGAATGGCTGTAAAGTTACGTTTTCAAAACCTGCACAAATCATAATAAACGATCTTTTCGAATGGTCTGGGGCTATAGGGAACGATTGGAATGATCCATTAAACTGGTTATGTGAGACCATACCAACCCAGGATACAGATGTGACGATTCCTCAGGGATTGCAAAATTATCCAGTTTTGGAAAATGGTGTAGCTGGAAAAGTAAGAAATATTGCGCTGGAGGACGGTAGCAGACTGGAAGTCCTAAATAATACTTTAGAAATATATGGTGAATTGTCAGGCACCGGACTTATTGATGTAGATTCCGGGACTCTAGCATTTAAAGGAAATATGCTACAACAAATCACAAATCCGCCAATTCTGGAAGGTTCCATTCTCAACCTCGAGATTGACAATGCTATTGGGGTTAACAATTATGCGAATCTTGATATTCTTGGGTGGCTAAAAATATCCCGCGGAACCTTCAGTACAGGTAATTCAGTCACTTTAATTAGTACTAATGATCAAACTGCACTAATTGATGGATCTGGGGCAGGTATTATTAGCGGGACCATCAAAATGCAACGTTACCTTGAGTCTGCTTCGGGTTACAAATATTTTGGAAGTCCTTTCAGCGACTCCCGTATTGGTGACTTTAGCAATTATGTGAGTTTGGGCTCAGACTTCCCGAACGTTTATCGCTACAATGAAGGGAAGAAAGATAATGATGGAAATGAACTTTCTGGCTGGGAGGCCTATGATGAAGCAACCAATTCTATGGACCCACTCGAAGGTTATGCCTTTAATTTTGGTACAGATAATTTATCGGTCTACATAGAACTGGAGGGAATAGTGAATAATGGAGACATTAGTAGAGGTCTTAACAGTATCCACGGAAAATATACCAAAGGCTTTCACCTGGCAGCGAATCCTTATCCTTCTCCTATTGACTGGAATAAGGTTTCTGCTATGACTACTAATATTGACAATGCAGTTTATTTTTTCAACTCTACCAGCGGCGAGCAATACGAAGGCACTTACTCCTCTTACGTTGCTGGTGTAAGTTCTACTGGTGAATCCGGAGGCGTAATACCTTCAATGCAGGGATTTTTTGTTCATGCGACCGATGGGACATCGAGTTCAAACCTTACTATGAATAACTCGGTAAGAATAAATGATTTTACGCAGGCATTTTATAAGCAGCAGGAACTGGATATAGCACTTGCGCGTATCACTGCAGGCTTCACTTCCTCTAATGCTGAAGATGCTATAGTTCTCTATGATGTTCATAATGCCACCAAAAAGTTTGATAAGCAGAATGATGCTTTAAAACTAATGAATACGAACACTAAGGTTCCTAATCTATATATAATTACTGAAGATCGCTTTGAAGCCAGTATCAAATCTCTAGAGCTTTCTGAAGAAAAGAACAAAAAGCATATTCCAATAGGACTTAATCTGCAACAAAGTGGTGCTATTGAGTTTAGGTTGAAGGATCTGAAAAACTTTTCTGGTCAGACTTCTATTTATCTGGTAGATAAACATAGAAATACGGTAACAGATTTGCGAGATAAAATTTACCAGGTAAATCTTTCAAAAGGTGTTACAAACGATCGTTTCTACCTGAGTTTTGGTAACGAAAAGCTGCAACTAACAGAACTTGTTTTAGAACCTTTTATTTTGAAAAGTGATGAGGGTTCGATTGGTGTAAGAATGAATTTACATGTGGGGGAAGAAGGTACTATAAGTCTTAGCAATTTAAATGGAAAGATTCTTCAGCATTTTCCCGCTTCAGCCAATTCTGAATTAAATTTTGATCAAATTATAAGCACCGGGGTTTATCTGGTTACTTATACTTCAGAAGCCAGATCATTTACAAAGAAAGTAATCGTGAGAAAATAA
- a CDS encoding aspartate kinase: protein MKVLKFGGTSVGSAENIRNVASIIQNIEGDKLLVLSAMSGVTNLLVELSSSVEQGDELKMDEILEALFLRHEQEIELLFNSVKERNEIFDILQAELSELRHLATQEFSKEIECRILTTGETILTKIFSFYLTKNDISNRWLNARDFMQVANLENPDTERVGNLLRSQLKSQAEESIYITQGFVRINDRGEISTLNRGGSDFTATIIGAALNASEIQIWTDINGLHNNDPRVVENTFPVAQLSFEEAAELAYFGAKILHPQTISPVIDKNIPVFLKNTFKPTDPGTCISAISETKGLKAISAKDNITAIKIKSNRMLMAHGFLRKIFEVFDKYETAIDMITTSEIAISLTIDNVSNLEPILSELKAYGEISVDRDHSIICVVGEGLIDDRGTPRLFEILDDVPVRMISYGGSNNNISLLVDTKYKTAALQNLNKKLFRRAFEAIV, encoded by the coding sequence ATGAAAGTTTTAAAATTTGGAGGTACTTCAGTAGGTTCTGCAGAGAATATCCGGAATGTTGCAAGTATCATTCAGAATATTGAAGGGGATAAGTTATTAGTACTGTCTGCTATGTCTGGCGTTACAAATCTTCTGGTTGAACTTTCCAGTAGTGTAGAACAGGGGGATGAGCTTAAGATGGATGAAATTTTGGAAGCTCTTTTTCTCAGGCATGAGCAGGAAATTGAATTATTGTTCAATTCAGTAAAGGAAAGAAATGAAATATTCGATATTCTGCAAGCTGAACTTTCGGAACTACGGCATCTCGCTACTCAGGAATTCAGTAAGGAAATTGAATGTCGGATTCTCACAACTGGAGAAACTATTCTGACTAAGATCTTCAGTTTTTATTTGACAAAAAATGATATTTCTAATAGATGGTTGAATGCACGGGATTTTATGCAGGTTGCAAATCTAGAAAATCCAGATACAGAACGTGTTGGTAATTTACTTCGGTCTCAATTGAAATCACAGGCCGAAGAATCCATTTATATAACTCAGGGATTCGTTAGAATCAATGATCGCGGAGAGATATCGACGCTTAACCGGGGAGGAAGTGATTTTACGGCAACGATCATTGGAGCCGCTTTAAATGCTTCTGAAATACAAATCTGGACCGATATTAATGGTTTACACAATAATGATCCAAGGGTAGTGGAAAACACTTTTCCGGTAGCTCAGTTAAGTTTCGAGGAAGCAGCAGAGCTTGCTTATTTTGGTGCAAAGATCTTGCATCCCCAAACCATATCGCCGGTTATCGATAAAAATATCCCGGTATTTCTGAAGAATACCTTTAAGCCAACCGATCCTGGAACCTGTATTTCTGCAATTTCTGAAACTAAAGGTTTAAAGGCAATTTCGGCAAAAGATAATATTACAGCTATCAAAATTAAATCTAACAGGATGTTGATGGCACATGGTTTTCTAAGGAAGATCTTTGAGGTTTTTGACAAATATGAAACCGCTATTGATATGATCACCACCTCAGAAATTGCCATTTCACTTACTATTGATAATGTTTCGAACCTTGAACCTATTCTAAGCGAACTCAAGGCTTACGGAGAGATTAGTGTGGATCGTGATCACAGTATCATTTGTGTGGTTGGTGAGGGACTAATTGACGATCGTGGAACTCCAAGATTATTCGAAATTCTGGATGATGTACCGGTCAGGATGATTTCTTATGGCGGAAGCAACAACAACATCTCACTCTTAGTAGATACAAAATATAAGACTGCTGCTTTGCAAAATCTCAATAAAAAATTGTTCAGAAGGGCTTTTGAGGCCATTGTTTGA
- a CDS encoding DUF4402 domain-containing protein: MMKRSLVKFLLSLVLFLITFVSVAQNSATATFTASVTIVKPITLQTTSNMNFADVDAQYGGQVILNPDNSRTANGGAILKNSANATAANLQVSGQNGYTYSVQIPEQNIKLTNGTTEIILKDFKTEIDSKTLDKDTQLIKVGATLELKPGLDPGSYSSSTPIAVVVSYN, translated from the coding sequence ATGATGAAGAGAAGTCTCGTGAAATTTTTACTTAGCCTTGTGTTGTTTTTAATCACCTTTGTATCGGTAGCACAAAATAGTGCTACCGCCACTTTCACGGCATCTGTAACCATCGTTAAGCCTATCACATTACAAACAACCAGTAACATGAACTTTGCAGATGTAGATGCTCAATATGGAGGTCAGGTGATACTGAATCCTGATAATAGCAGAACTGCAAATGGTGGAGCAATTCTTAAGAACTCAGCGAATGCAACAGCTGCAAATCTGCAAGTTAGCGGTCAGAATGGTTACACTTATAGTGTCCAGATACCGGAGCAAAATATTAAATTAACTAATGGTACTACCGAAATCATTCTGAAAGATTTTAAGACAGAAATTGATTCAAAAACCTTAGATAAGGATACGCAACTAATAAAGGTTGGTGCAACTCTAGAATTGAAGCCAGGATTAGATCCTGGATCCTATTCCAGCTCTACTCCCATTGCCGTGGTTGTTAGTTATAATTAA
- a CDS encoding glycosyltransferase yields the protein MSRLLIIGYVWPEPNSSAAGARMMQLIEFFKERSYQITYATSARRSENMADLDALGVNSREIQPNNDEFDVFIQELDPQIVLFDRFMMEEQFGWRVDKLCPEAFKILDTEDLHSLRKVRETILKTGQEFDDVYLDADITKREAAAIYRCDISLIISEFEMKLLIEKLKIPEHILFYLPFMMETVFSENNSYTERRDFITIGNFLHEPNWRAVLNLKENIWPLLRKLLPDAQLHIYGAYPSQKVWNLHNKAERFLVHGRTENAPKVMSNARVCLAPIEFGAGLKGKLAEAMACGTPSVTTSIGSEGMAGDLDWNGFIVDDAVQFVEAAKILYTNEQLWNKKNEQGYQILKERFDQDIHQARFDRKLTMTLKQLPQHRKENFTGLMMKHHLQRSTYFMSRFIQMKNSIN from the coding sequence ATGTCCAGGTTACTCATCATTGGTTACGTATGGCCAGAACCCAATTCCTCAGCTGCGGGTGCGAGAATGATGCAATTAATCGAATTTTTCAAAGAACGTAGCTATCAAATCACCTATGCAACTTCAGCCCGAAGATCAGAAAATATGGCAGATCTTGACGCATTGGGCGTTAACAGCCGGGAGATCCAGCCAAACAATGATGAGTTTGACGTTTTTATACAAGAACTGGATCCTCAAATCGTTCTTTTTGATCGTTTTATGATGGAAGAGCAATTTGGATGGAGAGTGGATAAATTATGTCCCGAAGCTTTTAAGATTTTGGATACCGAAGATCTGCATTCGCTAAGAAAAGTTAGAGAAACAATCCTGAAAACCGGTCAGGAATTTGATGATGTTTATTTGGATGCTGATATTACTAAACGGGAAGCTGCGGCCATCTACAGATGTGATATTTCTTTAATTATTTCTGAATTCGAAATGAAGCTGTTAATTGAAAAGCTAAAGATCCCAGAACATATACTTTTCTACCTGCCATTTATGATGGAGACGGTTTTTTCTGAAAATAACAGCTACACTGAAAGAAGAGACTTTATAACTATAGGTAATTTTCTTCATGAACCAAACTGGAGAGCAGTTCTAAATCTAAAAGAAAACATATGGCCTTTACTTAGGAAACTCTTGCCAGATGCACAGTTACATATATATGGCGCTTATCCTTCCCAAAAAGTCTGGAATTTGCATAATAAAGCCGAAAGATTTCTAGTTCATGGACGTACAGAAAATGCTCCGAAAGTTATGAGTAATGCCAGAGTATGTCTAGCACCTATTGAATTTGGAGCTGGATTGAAAGGTAAATTAGCAGAAGCAATGGCATGCGGAACTCCTTCAGTAACCACAAGTATTGGTAGTGAAGGCATGGCTGGAGATTTAGATTGGAATGGATTCATTGTGGACGATGCTGTCCAGTTTGTCGAAGCAGCTAAAATCCTGTATACCAATGAGCAACTGTGGAACAAAAAAAATGAACAGGGTTATCAGATTCTGAAAGAGCGATTTGACCAGGACATTCACCAGGCAAGATTCGATAGAAAATTAACCATGACTCTCAAACAGCTTCCGCAGCATAGAAAAGAGAACTTTACGGGTCTAATGATGAAACATCATCTCCAACGAAGCACATATTTTATGTCCAGATTCATTCAGATGAAAAACTCTATAAATTAG